A genomic window from Pseudanabaenaceae cyanobacterium SKYG29 includes:
- a CDS encoding PilN domain-containing protein, translating to MYTIDINFLKDRQVAEGAGEAAPIADVNWLIGGGAVAVILIASTGIYYFFLSRQRENLQQQVATLTRKEEELDKQIADLKAKEAEIAAIDQQTQQLVALFVGDIPASAILQDLRERTPVNVKIENFQQLDRKITIEGEVAANSPKDSAFDQVNDFMLKLQESPFVAANGVELKSAKLSPPKKDVEVDIAKYRIELTLTPRTTLELEGALQKVRSDGALARIATLRQKGISVSSQQEGEAKQ from the coding sequence ATGTACACGATCGATATTAACTTTCTCAAAGACCGTCAGGTGGCAGAAGGAGCGGGGGAAGCCGCTCCCATAGCGGATGTCAACTGGTTGATTGGGGGTGGAGCAGTAGCAGTGATTTTAATTGCCAGTACTGGTATCTACTACTTTTTCCTCAGTAGGCAGCGGGAAAACCTACAGCAACAGGTAGCCACCCTGACTAGGAAAGAAGAAGAATTAGACAAACAGATAGCTGACCTAAAGGCTAAGGAGGCAGAGATAGCCGCTATTGATCAGCAAACCCAACAATTGGTAGCCTTGTTTGTTGGAGATATACCCGCCTCTGCCATTTTGCAGGACCTTCGGGAGCGGACACCCGTCAATGTTAAAATAGAGAACTTTCAGCAACTGGACAGAAAGATCACTATAGAGGGGGAAGTAGCTGCCAACTCACCCAAGGACAGTGCCTTTGACCAAGTCAATGATTTTATGCTCAAGCTGCAGGAATCCCCATTTGTAGCAGCCAATGGGGTAGAGCTGAAATCTGCGAAACTCAGTCCCCCTAAGAAAGATGTGGAGGTAGATATAGCCAAGTACCGTATAGAACTGACCCTCACTCCTAGGACTACGCTAGAGCTAGAAGGGGCATTACAAAAAGTACGCTCCGACGGTGCCTTGGCACGCATTGCTACCCTACGGCAGAAAGGCATAAGTGTTAGTTCACAGCAAGAAGGAGAAGCGAAACAATGA
- a CDS encoding type II and III secretion system protein, whose translation MNRKCIWWLMLLLLYAPITRAEQESRQAAVKPLFRPKVTIQERNIAQGGGAQPTAPASPQGVPPTTPVQPQVPGRVQGTIPPFQRRPVPAPIGDISVSTTTLKPDIVDLGTKERVPRLSLREAPVREVLAVVARVAGLNVAFADDVTGGGQQQGATGQQAATGVNARISLDVENESAQDVFNNILRLTNLDANRVGRTIFVAARLPVNLKNIVHRTYRLNQISVGEASAFLAGLGAERVVNRQRPIPGAQAAQIGAGGQTVTNIPTESIPVLESVQGTPSSILPLKGLQVVADERSNSLTLVGTPSLVEYAAAQLARIDTRRRQVAVNVKIVDVSLSGDQQSGSSFSFGINDSFFTVNDGVAVLNFGQLNPANNSGNTAAGNFSRPVVRNPVGGSPLFTDPNNLSFSRDPVTGAFIPDNASPFSPGDNPLAPAVRAGTGAPGNNNTYLLNPGGQINANIPTLRPEFRTGPYANTPFLLDPTTGEPVLATRGNAPVTFDPSSLTLPSIFQYPRQFLARLNATIATGNAKLLSDPTLLVQEGQQAQVDLGNEVITLNADGSGVTKDTAGLRLSVRVDRVDENGFINMAVLPQVSVLGQRRPVTIRRRGQGQDRGGEDVFVGEIDLLSKRALDSGPIRLRDGQSLILSGVIQDQDRESVSKVPFLGDLPIVGALFRNTRTEKTRSEVIIVVTPQIIDDSDRATWGYTYQPGPEVQRVLDKNNVPFR comes from the coding sequence ATGAACAGAAAATGCATTTGGTGGTTGATGTTATTGTTGCTGTATGCCCCAATAACAAGAGCGGAACAGGAGAGCAGGCAGGCAGCAGTTAAGCCTTTGTTCCGACCTAAGGTTACAATTCAAGAGAGGAATATAGCCCAGGGCGGGGGAGCACAACCAACAGCGCCTGCTAGTCCTCAAGGAGTGCCCCCAACTACGCCAGTACAGCCCCAGGTACCAGGAAGAGTGCAAGGGACTATACCACCTTTTCAACGGCGACCTGTGCCAGCCCCGATCGGGGACATTTCTGTGAGCACCACTACTCTTAAGCCTGACATTGTGGATTTGGGGACAAAAGAGAGAGTACCCCGTCTGTCTCTACGGGAAGCACCTGTACGGGAGGTATTAGCAGTAGTAGCAAGGGTAGCAGGGTTAAATGTGGCATTTGCTGATGATGTTACAGGAGGGGGACAACAACAGGGTGCGACAGGTCAGCAAGCAGCGACAGGAGTGAATGCGCGCATTTCCCTGGACGTGGAGAACGAGTCGGCTCAGGATGTGTTCAACAACATTCTAAGACTGACTAATTTGGATGCCAATCGGGTGGGTCGGACAATTTTTGTGGCAGCACGACTGCCGGTAAATTTGAAGAACATAGTTCACCGTACCTATCGGCTCAATCAGATTAGTGTTGGTGAAGCTTCTGCTTTCCTAGCAGGCTTGGGAGCGGAAAGGGTAGTCAACAGACAGCGTCCTATTCCTGGTGCGCAGGCAGCGCAAATTGGCGCGGGTGGTCAAACTGTTACTAATATTCCGACAGAATCGATTCCTGTTTTGGAGAGTGTACAGGGAACTCCTAGCTCCATTCTGCCCTTGAAGGGTTTACAGGTTGTAGCTGATGAACGCTCAAACTCTCTTACCTTGGTTGGTACACCGAGCTTGGTGGAATATGCGGCTGCTCAGTTGGCTCGGATTGATACCCGTCGTCGACAGGTAGCTGTGAATGTCAAGATTGTGGATGTTTCTCTGTCTGGTGACCAGCAGAGTGGCAGTAGTTTTTCCTTTGGCATAAACGATAGTTTCTTTACTGTCAACGATGGGGTGGCAGTACTGAACTTTGGGCAGCTCAATCCAGCTAATAACAGTGGTAATACGGCAGCTGGCAATTTCTCCCGCCCTGTAGTTAGAAATCCTGTAGGAGGAAGTCCTCTATTTACTGATCCCAATAATCTGTCTTTCTCTCGTGACCCTGTAACAGGTGCTTTTATTCCTGACAATGCTTCTCCCTTCAGCCCTGGAGATAATCCCCTTGCTCCAGCTGTACGTGCAGGTACAGGTGCACCTGGCAACAATAATACCTATCTTCTGAATCCAGGAGGACAAATTAATGCCAACATTCCTACCCTACGTCCTGAGTTCAGAACTGGTCCCTATGCTAACACACCCTTCTTGCTTGATCCCACTACGGGTGAACCCGTTCTGGCAACACGTGGTAATGCTCCCGTAACGTTTGATCCCAGTAGTTTGACTTTGCCCTCCATCTTCCAGTACCCAAGGCAGTTTTTGGCAAGGCTAAACGCTACAATTGCTACTGGTAATGCTAAGTTACTCAGTGACCCGACTCTATTGGTTCAGGAAGGTCAACAGGCGCAAGTAGACTTAGGTAATGAGGTGATTACTCTCAATGCTGATGGTAGTGGAGTCACTAAGGATACGGCAGGTTTGCGTCTTTCTGTGAGAGTTGATCGGGTGGATGAAAATGGTTTCATAAACATGGCGGTCTTGCCTCAGGTCAGTGTGTTGGGTCAGAGAAGACCAGTTACTATTAGGAGAAGAGGACAAGGACAAGACCGTGGCGGTGAAGATGTCTTTGTTGGTGAGATTGATCTCTTGTCCAAGAGGGCTTTGGATTCGGGACCAATTCGTCTGCGAGATGGACAGTCGCTTATTCTCTCGGGTGTAATTCAAGATCAGGATAGGGAGTCTGTCAGTAAAGTTCCCTTCTTGGGAGATTTGCCGATCGTTGGTGCTCTCTTCCGCAATACCAGGACTGAGAAGACTAGGAGTGAGGTTATTATTGTAGTCACGCCTCAGATTATTGACGACAGCGATCGGGCTACCTGGGGATATACCTACCAGCCAGGACCTGAGGTACAGCGAGTTCTTGATAAAAATAACGTACCTTTCCGCTAA